From the Rhodoferax sp. WC2427 genome, one window contains:
- a CDS encoding FecR domain-containing protein, giving the protein MTFSVAMFTGTSAFHRLRCGVLGLALLGPAWGAQAADFVYTVQPGDHPWNLAERYLKTPSLALALRQRNHIADDLHIAPGTRLRIPQEWLKLESTQVLLLAVAGQTTLRRGNGPARAAVAGELLHAPSDLRTGPDGSATLQFADGSRVLVRRDSELQLQSSQKALLGQASMVNLSLLQGSVENLVTPMGQSGGRFEIRTPAAIAAVRGTQYRVVTDGQTMRTEVLTGAVQVANATGQVTALAEQGTVAQSGQRPVAPVALLPTPSLEGLPATIERLPIAWPIPPLAGAIRYRTQLAATAEFSAMLSDEATDAARIRVRDIDDGTYALRVRGIDAQGLEGLSAERTLVIHTQPEPPLLIDPAPEAATTAARPSLRWTQGDGRLHYRVQLSVDGQAVDEQVVTSASTQPPLDLPPGMYQWRVAAIHPTQGQGPWGDTQPFRRVLPGPGVETPQPRDGSLTLRWTAQPQTARYHLQVARDASFTSTLADADTETSQFSLQDLQPGTHHVRVQATGIDGYTGPWGSTQSFVVPAPPPSHWGALILLLIPAMAIF; this is encoded by the coding sequence ATGACATTTAGTGTAGCCATGTTTACCGGTACATCCGCCTTTCATCGCCTGCGTTGCGGGGTGCTGGGCCTGGCGCTGCTGGGCCCGGCCTGGGGGGCGCAAGCAGCCGATTTTGTATACACCGTACAGCCCGGCGACCACCCATGGAACCTCGCCGAGCGCTATCTGAAAACCCCGTCGCTGGCCTTGGCGCTGCGCCAGCGCAACCACATTGCCGACGACCTGCATATCGCCCCCGGCACCCGGTTGCGCATCCCCCAGGAATGGCTGAAGCTGGAATCCACCCAGGTGCTGCTGCTGGCCGTGGCGGGGCAAACCACGCTGCGCCGCGGCAATGGCCCCGCGCGCGCCGCCGTGGCGGGCGAACTGCTGCACGCCCCGTCCGACCTGCGCACCGGGCCCGACGGCAGTGCCACCCTGCAATTTGCCGACGGCAGCCGCGTGCTGGTGCGCCGCGACAGCGAACTCCAGCTGCAAAGCAGCCAGAAAGCCCTGCTGGGCCAGGCCAGCATGGTGAACCTGTCGCTCTTGCAGGGCAGCGTGGAAAACCTGGTCACGCCGATGGGCCAAAGCGGCGGGCGGTTTGAGATCCGCACCCCGGCCGCCATCGCCGCTGTGCGCGGCACCCAGTACCGGGTGGTCACCGACGGCCAGACCATGCGCACCGAGGTGCTCACCGGTGCCGTGCAGGTCGCCAATGCCACCGGACAGGTGACCGCCCTGGCCGAACAAGGCACCGTGGCGCAGAGCGGCCAGCGTCCTGTGGCCCCGGTGGCGCTGCTGCCCACGCCCAGCCTGGAAGGCCTGCCCGCCACCATCGAGCGCCTGCCCATCGCCTGGCCTATTCCCCCGCTGGCCGGGGCGATCCGCTACCGCACCCAGCTGGCCGCCACGGCGGAATTCAGCGCCATGCTGTCCGACGAAGCCACCGATGCGGCCCGCATCCGGGTGCGCGACATCGACGACGGCACCTACGCCTTGCGGGTGCGCGGCATCGACGCCCAGGGCCTGGAAGGCCTGTCGGCCGAGCGCACCCTGGTCATCCACACCCAGCCCGAGCCGCCGCTGCTGATCGACCCGGCCCCGGAAGCCGCCACTACGGCTGCCCGCCCCAGCCTGCGCTGGACCCAGGGCGATGGCCGCCTGCACTACCGGGTGCAACTCAGCGTCGATGGCCAGGCTGTCGACGAGCAGGTCGTCACCAGCGCCAGCACCCAGCCGCCGCTGGACCTGCCGCCGGGCATGTACCAGTGGCGCGTGGCCGCCATCCACCCGACCCAAGGCCAGGGCCCCTGGGGCGATACCCAGCCGTTTCGCCGCGTGCTGCCCGGCCCCGGGGTTGAAACGCCCCAGCCCCGGGACGGCAGCCTGACCCTGCGCTGGACGGCCCAGCCCCAAACCGCCCGCTACCACCTGCAAGTGGCGCGCGACGCCAGCTTTACCAGCACCCTGGCCGATGCCGACACCGAGACCAGCCAATTCAGCCTGCAAGACCTGCAACCCGGCACCCACCATGTCCGGGTGCAAGCCACCGGCATCGACGGCTACACCGGCCCCTGGGGTAGCACCCAGAGCTTTGTGGTTCCCGCCCCCCCGCCCAGCCACTGGGGGGCCCTGATTTTGTTGCTCATCCCAGCCATGGCCATTTTCTGA
- a CDS encoding GGDEF domain-containing protein, translating into MQRFDLWTSRLGRLRDLLLGTDRHMRIRTSQAALASLVMLACIANMYVLAWSGEAVVRHVAIWSVFCTVGLLLVFGLIRSGVSLRWADPSLAFAQMLYAIACNAAAFVLAGHGRGITLPLLAVVLMFGMFGMSMRQVVMVALYAMGLFGAAMLLAMEQGLTDEPAVLYAAYFFMVVVVLSSTTILTRRLGTMRAHMRNQKAQLLQALEKIQRIATRDELTGTANRRFMQELMREEIQRADRTGAALMVAILDIDYFKRVNDNYGHQAGDRCLQEFARVVQSSIRSTDRLARWGGEEFLILLADSDFALALACLERVRTQVEAAVVTLGQIEIRITVSIGMTQYQSGDSIEKTVDRADLALYAAKAQGRNQVVSC; encoded by the coding sequence ATGCAACGTTTCGACTTGTGGACATCCCGGCTGGGCCGCTTGCGCGACCTGTTGCTGGGCACCGACCGGCACATGCGCATCCGCACCAGCCAGGCGGCTCTGGCATCGCTGGTGATGCTGGCCTGCATCGCCAATATGTATGTGCTGGCCTGGAGCGGCGAAGCCGTGGTCCGCCATGTGGCGATCTGGTCGGTTTTTTGCACCGTGGGGCTGCTGCTGGTGTTTGGCCTGATCCGCAGTGGTGTGTCGCTGCGCTGGGCCGATCCGTCGCTGGCGTTTGCGCAGATGCTCTACGCCATCGCCTGCAATGCAGCCGCTTTTGTGCTGGCGGGCCATGGCCGGGGCATCACCTTGCCGCTGCTGGCGGTAGTGTTGATGTTTGGAATGTTTGGCATGTCGATGCGCCAGGTGGTGATGGTGGCGCTGTATGCCATGGGCTTGTTTGGCGCGGCCATGTTGCTGGCAATGGAGCAAGGCCTGACCGACGAGCCAGCGGTACTTTATGCAGCCTACTTCTTCATGGTGGTGGTGGTGTTGTCCAGCACCACCATCTTGACCCGCCGCCTGGGCACGATGCGTGCACACATGCGCAACCAAAAGGCCCAGTTGCTCCAGGCATTAGAGAAGATCCAGCGCATTGCCACCCGCGACGAACTCACCGGCACCGCCAACCGCCGCTTCATGCAGGAGCTGATGCGCGAGGAGATCCAGCGTGCCGACCGCACCGGCGCCGCGCTGATGGTGGCCATTTTGGATATCGACTACTTCAAGCGTGTCAACGACAACTACGGCCACCAGGCGGGCGACCGTTGCCTGCAGGAGTTTGCCCGGGTGGTGCAGTCCAGCATCCGCAGCACCGACCGCCTGGCCCGCTGGGGCGGGGAAGAGTTCCTGATCCTGCTGGCCGACTCGGATTTTGCGCTGGCCCTGGCCTGCCTGGAGCGGGTGCGCACCCAGGTGGAGGCGGCGGTGGTGACCTTGGGCCAGATCGAGATCCGTATCACCGTGTCCATCGGTATGACCCAGTACCAAAGCGGCGACTCGATCGAAAAGACCGTCGACCGCGCCGACCTCGCCCTCTACGCGGCCAAAGCCCAGGGGCGCAACCAGGTGGTGAGTTGTTGA
- a CDS encoding N-acetylmuramoyl-L-alanine amidase → MKRRSVLQSGAVVLLLGINELARGASIVAVRVWPAPEYSRVTIESDTALAVKHSFISSPPRLAVDIEGIDLNPALRELVGRVQADDPNIAGIRVGQNAPGVVRLVIDLKRAARPQVFTLNPVAAYQHRLVFDLYPAQEEDPLEALIAERMADPAPAMPPPAPPPNATAAATDTHDPLADLIAKQNTRPVPRPFGAPSPAPAPTAAPKDPAIVAIAPPAHPAGTDSPNDPKGGAKRTDRLIIIALDPGHGGEDPGAIGPGGTREKDIVLQVAYLLRERINATTVNGNPMRAFLTRDADFFVPLQVRVQKARRVQADLFVSIHADAFLTPAARGASVFALSRSGASSSAARWLANKENAADVIGGINVQAKDVQVQKALLDMSTTAQINDSLKLASAVLGEVGRVGRLHKPNVEQAGFAVLKAPDIPSVLIETAFISNPEEEAKLNSSDYREQLADAILRGIRGYFAKNPPLARNREV, encoded by the coding sequence ATGAAGCGCCGCAGCGTATTGCAAAGCGGCGCGGTGGTGCTGCTACTCGGGATCAACGAGCTGGCCCGCGGTGCCAGCATCGTGGCCGTGCGGGTCTGGCCTGCCCCCGAATACTCGCGCGTCACCATCGAGTCCGACACCGCGCTGGCGGTGAAGCACAGCTTTATCAGCAGCCCGCCGCGCTTGGCGGTGGACATCGAAGGCATCGACCTGAACCCGGCGTTGCGCGAACTGGTGGGCCGGGTGCAGGCCGACGACCCGAACATCGCGGGCATCCGCGTGGGCCAGAACGCGCCCGGCGTGGTGCGCCTGGTGATCGACCTCAAACGCGCCGCCCGGCCCCAGGTGTTCACCCTGAACCCGGTGGCCGCCTACCAGCACCGGCTGGTGTTCGACCTGTACCCGGCGCAAGAAGAAGACCCGCTGGAGGCGCTGATCGCCGAGCGGATGGCCGACCCGGCTCCCGCCATGCCGCCACCGGCACCACCCCCCAACGCCACCGCTGCCGCCACAGACACCCACGACCCGCTGGCCGACTTGATCGCCAAGCAAAACACCCGGCCCGTCCCGCGCCCTTTTGGTGCCCCCAGCCCGGCCCCGGCGCCCACGGCAGCACCCAAAGACCCCGCTATCGTTGCAATAGCACCTCCCGCCCATCCAGCGGGCACGGACAGCCCGAATGACCCCAAAGGCGGGGCCAAGCGCACCGACCGGCTGATCATCATCGCCCTGGACCCGGGCCACGGCGGCGAAGACCCCGGCGCCATCGGCCCCGGCGGCACGCGCGAGAAAGACATCGTGCTGCAAGTGGCCTACCTGCTGCGCGAACGCATCAACGCCACCACCGTCAACGGCAACCCCATGCGCGCCTTCCTGACCCGCGATGCCGACTTCTTCGTGCCGCTGCAGGTGCGGGTGCAAAAAGCCCGCCGGGTGCAGGCCGACCTGTTCGTCAGCATCCACGCCGATGCGTTCCTGACCCCCGCCGCGCGCGGAGCCAGCGTGTTTGCCCTCAGCCGCAGCGGGGCCTCCAGCAGCGCCGCCCGCTGGCTAGCCAATAAGGAAAACGCCGCCGACGTGATCGGCGGCATCAACGTGCAGGCCAAGGACGTGCAGGTACAAAAAGCCCTGCTCGACATGAGTACCACCGCCCAGATCAATGACAGCCTGAAACTGGCCAGTGCCGTGCTGGGCGAGGTGGGCCGCGTGGGCCGGCTGCACAAGCCCAACGTCGAGCAGGCCGGTTTTGCCGTGCTCAAGGCCCCGGACATCCCCAGCGTGCTGATCGAAACCGCCTTCATCAGCAACCCCGAAGAAGAGGCAAAGCTCAACAGCAGCGACTACCGCGAGCAACTCGCCGATGCCATTCTGCGCGGCATCCGCGGCTATTTCGCCAAAAATCCGCCGCTGGCGCGCAACCGCGAGGTGTAG
- the tsaE gene encoding tRNA (adenosine(37)-N6)-threonylcarbamoyltransferase complex ATPase subunit type 1 TsaE — protein sequence METFVLSTVEHHLPIVETRLWPTEAATEAFAQSLAAQPGTTHAFITLHGDLGAGKTTLVRHLLRALGVQGRIKSPTYAVVEPYELPTLNIWHFDFYRFGDPREWEDAGFRDIFASPGLKLAEWPQNAGALLPTPDLAIHIDTMPDDSRTATLTAATPTGHALLDGLAA from the coding sequence TTGGAGACTTTCGTTCTGAGCACCGTTGAACACCATCTGCCGATTGTAGAAACCCGCTTGTGGCCTACCGAGGCCGCCACCGAGGCATTTGCGCAATCGTTGGCGGCCCAGCCGGGCACCACCCACGCCTTCATTACCCTGCACGGCGACTTGGGCGCGGGCAAAACCACCCTGGTGCGCCACCTGCTGCGCGCCCTGGGCGTGCAGGGTCGCATCAAAAGCCCGACCTACGCTGTGGTCGAACCCTACGAACTGCCCACGCTGAATATCTGGCATTTTGACTTCTACCGCTTCGGCGACCCGCGCGAATGGGAAGATGCGGGCTTTCGCGATATCTTCGCCAGCCCCGGCCTGAAACTGGCCGAATGGCCGCAAAACGCCGGGGCCCTGCTGCCCACACCCGACCTAGCCATCCACATCGACACCATGCCCGACGACTCTCGCACCGCCACCCTCACTGCCGCCACGCCCACCGGCCACGCCCTGCTTGACGGGCTGGCCGCATGA
- the queG gene encoding tRNA epoxyqueuosine(34) reductase QueG: MVFNGAQNESLQQVSRIQGWARELGFSQIGVAPVDLSSAEAGLTAWLAQGFHGSMAYMESHGLKRARPAELVPGTVSVITARMDYLPRSTPDGWQALEFDRLARPSEGIVSVYARGRDYHKVLRARLQKLCDRIAQELGPLGYRVFTDSAPVLEAELAHRSGQGWRGKHTLVLNREAGSMFFLGEIYVDVALPPTAKTTGHCGSCSACIDVCPTQAIVAPHRLDARRCISYLTIEHAGPIPLEFRPLIGNRIYGCDDCQLACPWNKFAQRSALPDFDERRGLSGQQLATLLGWTEDEFLRYTEGGPIRRIGHERWLRNVAVAMGNALRAGEDAGIRQALQQRLQDPSALVREHVAWALEM; the protein is encoded by the coding sequence ATGGTGTTCAACGGTGCTCAGAACGAAAGTCTCCAACAGGTGTCTCGGATACAGGGATGGGCGCGCGAGCTCGGATTTTCCCAAATTGGCGTGGCCCCGGTGGATTTGAGTTCCGCCGAGGCGGGTCTGACTGCCTGGTTGGCCCAAGGGTTCCATGGCAGCATGGCCTATATGGAAAGCCACGGCCTCAAACGGGCCCGCCCGGCAGAACTGGTGCCGGGCACCGTCAGCGTCATCACCGCCCGCATGGATTATCTGCCGCGCAGCACCCCCGATGGCTGGCAGGCGCTGGAATTTGACCGCCTGGCCCGCCCCAGCGAAGGCATTGTGTCGGTCTACGCCCGGGGGCGGGACTACCACAAGGTGCTGCGCGCGCGGCTGCAAAAGCTGTGCGACCGCATTGCGCAGGAGCTGGGCCCGCTGGGCTACCGCGTGTTTACCGACTCGGCCCCGGTGCTGGAGGCCGAACTGGCCCACCGCAGCGGCCAGGGCTGGCGCGGCAAACACACTCTGGTGCTGAACCGCGAGGCCGGGTCGATGTTTTTTCTGGGCGAAATCTATGTGGATGTGGCCTTGCCGCCGACCGCAAAGACCACCGGCCACTGCGGCAGCTGCAGCGCCTGTATCGATGTGTGCCCCACCCAGGCCATCGTCGCCCCGCACCGGCTGGATGCACGCCGTTGCATCTCTTACCTGACCATTGAACATGCAGGGCCGATTCCGCTGGAATTTCGGCCACTGATCGGCAACCGCATCTACGGCTGCGATGACTGCCAGCTGGCCTGCCCCTGGAACAAATTTGCCCAGCGCAGCGCCTTGCCCGACTTTGACGAGCGCCGGGGCCTGAGCGGCCAGCAACTGGCCACGCTGTTGGGCTGGACCGAAGACGAATTTCTGCGCTACACCGAGGGCGGCCCCATCCGCCGCATTGGCCACGAGCGTTGGCTGCGCAATGTGGCGGTGGCCATGGGCAATGCGCTTCGGGCCGGGGAAGATGCGGGCATCCGCCAGGCCTTGCAGCAGCGTCTGCAAGACCCCAGCGCCCTGGTGCGCGAGCACGTGGCCTGGGCGCTGGAGATGTGA
- a CDS encoding AEC family transporter, whose amino-acid sequence MHYAQLLFPDFSLILYGYLVCRYTGLNRTVWEQVESLTYYFLLPVLLFQSIVKTPLDLLAASGLIFAGLAMSLCAIGLAYALPYLPWFRTHINPREHAANAQIAFRFNSFIALALAERLAGPQGPQLIAVLIGVCVPLMNVAAVWPMVRHEQGGFGAALLRNPLILAITAGLAANLLGLAIPAWLEPTTSRIGAASITLGLLAAGAGMRFGPLARAKVLAVAVLGIRHFVLPLVALGIAWAMDLGRVHTTVLLSFSALPTASSAYVLAAKMGYNGALTASLVSLSTLLAMASLPFALGMLR is encoded by the coding sequence ATGCACTATGCCCAGCTATTGTTTCCGGATTTTTCGCTGATTTTGTACGGCTACCTCGTATGCCGTTATACCGGGCTGAACCGTACGGTGTGGGAGCAGGTGGAGAGCCTGACCTACTATTTTCTGTTGCCGGTGCTGCTGTTCCAGTCGATTGTGAAGACCCCGCTGGACCTGCTGGCCGCCTCCGGCCTGATCTTTGCCGGCCTGGCCATGAGTCTGTGCGCCATTGGCCTGGCCTACGCCCTGCCCTACCTGCCGTGGTTTCGTACCCACATCAACCCCCGCGAGCACGCGGCGAATGCACAAATTGCCTTCCGCTTCAACTCCTTCATCGCCCTGGCGCTGGCCGAGCGGCTGGCCGGACCGCAGGGGCCGCAGCTGATTGCGGTGCTGATCGGGGTGTGCGTGCCACTGATGAACGTGGCCGCGGTGTGGCCCATGGTGCGGCACGAACAGGGCGGCTTTGGTGCGGCGCTGCTGCGCAACCCGCTGATTCTGGCCATCACCGCCGGGCTGGCGGCCAACCTGCTGGGCCTGGCCATCCCGGCCTGGCTGGAGCCCACCACCAGCCGCATCGGCGCGGCCTCCATTACCCTGGGCCTGCTGGCCGCAGGTGCGGGCATGCGCTTTGGCCCGCTGGCCCGTGCCAAGGTGCTGGCGGTGGCCGTGCTGGGGATTCGGCATTTTGTGCTGCCCCTGGTCGCACTGGGCATTGCCTGGGCCATGGACCTGGGGCGCGTGCACACCACGGTGCTGCTGTCGTTCTCGGCCCTGCCCACCGCCTCCAGCGCCTACGTGCTGGCCGCCAAGATGGGCTACAACGGTGCGCTCACCGCCAGCCTGGTCAGCCTGTCCACCCTGCTGGCCATGGCGAGTTTGCCGTTTGCCCTGGGCATGCTACGGTAA
- a CDS encoding tripartite tricarboxylate transporter substrate binding protein BugE, translating to MTRRTFLAVSMLAAASLAQAQGYPNKIIKLQVPFAPGGTTDIIARTLADPLGRALGQPVIVENKAGGGGIIGANETAKATPDGYSLGIATVSTVAANPAINPKTPYNPLTDFTPIINIAATPNIIVVTPGFPAKDYKGFLAELKKSPGKHSFASSGTGTIQHLQMELFKSKTGTFMAHIPYRGAGPALNDTVAGQVQMMLDNLPSALPFIQAGRLVPIVVAAPQRLSILPNVPTFKEVGLEQVNRLAFYGIYGPKGLPREVVDKINAGVRKALEDPAVRKRIEDTGSIVVANTPEQFAEEIKAEYAVYKKVVTDSKLTLD from the coding sequence ATGACCCGTCGCACCTTTCTTGCCGTCAGCATGCTGGCCGCCGCCAGTCTGGCCCAAGCCCAGGGCTACCCGAACAAGATCATCAAGCTGCAGGTGCCGTTTGCGCCCGGTGGCACCACCGACATCATTGCCCGCACCCTTGCCGACCCGCTGGGCCGGGCGCTGGGGCAGCCGGTGATTGTGGAAAACAAGGCCGGTGGCGGCGGCATCATCGGTGCGAATGAAACCGCCAAGGCCACGCCGGATGGCTACTCGCTGGGCATTGCCACGGTGTCCACGGTGGCGGCCAATCCGGCCATCAACCCCAAGACCCCGTACAACCCGCTGACCGACTTCACGCCCATCATCAACATTGCCGCCACGCCCAACATCATCGTGGTGACCCCCGGCTTCCCGGCCAAGGACTACAAAGGCTTTCTGGCCGAGCTGAAGAAATCTCCGGGCAAGCACTCGTTTGCCTCGTCGGGCACCGGCACCATCCAGCATCTGCAGATGGAGCTGTTCAAGAGCAAGACCGGCACCTTCATGGCGCACATTCCCTACCGCGGCGCGGGCCCGGCACTGAACGACACCGTGGCCGGCCAGGTGCAGATGATGCTGGACAACCTGCCTTCGGCCTTGCCCTTCATCCAGGCCGGTCGCCTGGTGCCCATCGTGGTGGCGGCCCCGCAGCGTCTGAGCATCTTGCCCAACGTGCCCACCTTCAAGGAGGTGGGTCTGGAGCAGGTCAACCGGCTGGCCTTCTACGGCATCTACGGCCCCAAAGGCCTGCCGCGCGAAGTGGTGGACAAGATCAACGCCGGGGTGCGCAAGGCCCTGGAAGACCCCGCCGTGCGCAAGCGCATCGAAGATACCGGCTCCATCGTGGTGGCCAACACGCCCGAGCAGTTTGCCGAAGAGATCAAGGCCGAGTACGCGGTGTACAAAAAAGTGGTCACCGACTCCAAGCTGACGCTGGATTGA
- the xerD gene encoding site-specific tyrosine recombinase XerD, with translation MIDASIDAFIDAIWLEQGLSKNTLSAYRRDLGLFSAWLAELPKTLDATQEHDIQAYFAARHAQTKATSANRRLTVFKRYFRWALRERVVHSDPTLKLQPARQQPRAIKTLTEPQVEALLTAPDVDTPLGLRDRAMLELIYASGLRVSELVLLKTFQLSLNDGVLRVMGKGSKERLVPFGEVARAWLERYLAEGRPDILDGKQTDDLFVTSRGEKAGRAMSRVMFWMLVRKYALAADIHVALSPHTLRHAFATHLLNHGADLRAVQMLLGHADISTTTIYTHVARQRLHDLHAAHHPRG, from the coding sequence TTGATTGACGCCTCCATCGACGCCTTTATTGACGCCATATGGCTGGAACAAGGCCTGTCCAAAAACACCCTGTCCGCCTACCGGCGCGACCTGGGCCTGTTCAGTGCCTGGCTGGCCGAGTTGCCCAAGACGCTGGATGCCACGCAAGAGCACGACATCCAGGCCTACTTTGCCGCCCGCCACGCCCAGACCAAGGCCACCTCGGCGAACCGGCGGCTCACGGTGTTCAAGCGCTACTTCCGCTGGGCCCTGCGCGAGCGGGTGGTGCACAGCGACCCCACGCTCAAGCTGCAGCCCGCCCGCCAGCAGCCCCGCGCCATCAAGACCCTGACCGAGCCCCAGGTGGAAGCCCTGCTGACCGCGCCCGATGTGGACACCCCCTTGGGCCTGCGCGACCGCGCCATGCTGGAGCTGATCTACGCCAGCGGCCTGCGCGTCAGCGAGCTGGTGCTGCTCAAAACCTTCCAGCTCAGCCTGAACGACGGCGTGCTGCGGGTCATGGGCAAGGGCAGCAAGGAGCGGCTGGTGCCGTTTGGCGAGGTCGCCCGCGCGTGGCTGGAGCGCTACCTGGCCGAAGGCCGCCCGGACATTCTGGACGGCAAGCAGACGGATGATTTGTTTGTCACCTCGCGCGGCGAAAAAGCCGGGCGCGCCATGTCGCGGGTGATGTTCTGGATGCTGGTGCGCAAATACGCGCTGGCCGCCGACATCCACGTCGCCCTGTCGCCGCACACCCTGCGCCACGCCTTTGCGACGCATCTGCTGAACCACGGGGCCGATCTGCGCGCGGTGCAGATGCTGTTGGGCCATGCCGATATTTCCACCACCACCATCTACACCCACGTGGCCCGCCAGCGCCTGCACGACCTGCACGCGGCGCACCACCCACGCGGCTAG
- a CDS encoding Pnap_2097 family protein — MSTHPLPTALVGRYTAGMPQLSSGGLSENWLLKECGHRHWLAIAQRQGQPVPEFRDAQGRKVYAAFSLVRIRQAQLERVEEHDAFSIATRCHPAGRTQYYSQHTVQLQGQLVARVEMLSVFVLRVQAGNNRSIVRAVMAMPQATAAPSDLASAAEAFVQRGRARRAAVGAGQAEAHASVFTPCPHNDFNGADLLYFSSFQSVVDRAEWAWMRSADAASRPAALREREMVFYGNLDLGDAVHTGLHGALLDHHSVLRRGSDGQRIGEVFTRKQAPQPRTLALAA, encoded by the coding sequence ATGAGCACCCACCCGCTGCCCACGGCCCTGGTCGGGCGTTACACCGCGGGCATGCCGCAGCTCAGCAGCGGCGGCCTGTCGGAAAACTGGCTGCTGAAGGAATGCGGGCACCGGCACTGGCTGGCCATTGCCCAGCGCCAGGGTCAGCCCGTGCCCGAGTTCCGCGACGCGCAGGGCCGCAAGGTGTATGCCGCCTTCAGCCTGGTGCGCATCCGCCAGGCGCAACTGGAGCGGGTGGAGGAGCACGATGCCTTCAGCATCGCCACCCGGTGCCACCCCGCCGGGCGCACCCAGTACTACAGCCAGCACACGGTGCAACTGCAGGGCCAGCTTGTGGCACGGGTCGAGATGCTGTCGGTGTTTGTGCTGCGGGTGCAGGCGGGCAACAACCGCAGCATCGTGCGGGCGGTGATGGCCATGCCGCAGGCCACGGCGGCCCCTTCGGACTTGGCCAGCGCCGCCGAAGCCTTTGTGCAGCGGGGACGCGCACGCCGTGCGGCGGTGGGAGCCGGGCAAGCCGAGGCACATGCCAGCGTCTTCACGCCCTGCCCGCACAACGACTTCAATGGTGCGGACCTGCTGTACTTCAGCAGTTTCCAGTCCGTGGTGGACCGCGCCGAATGGGCCTGGATGCGCAGCGCCGACGCGGCCAGCCGCCCCGCCGCGCTGCGCGAGCGCGAAATGGTGTTCTACGGCAACCTGGACCTGGGCGACGCGGTGCACACCGGCTTGCACGGTGCGCTGCTGGACCACCACAGCGTCCTGCGCCGCGGCTCGGATGGCCAGCGGATTGGCGAGGTGTTCACCCGCAAGCAAGCGCCCCAGCCCCGCACTCTGGCGCTGGCGGCCTAG